The sequence GAGGTTCCTACGGACGTGGCCGAGGTGCCTGCGGAGCCGGTGGACGTTCCTGGTGAGGCGACTGTGGCACCTCCGGCGCCGAGCGAGGTTTCCGGGGGCTGACCGAACCGACTGCCCGACATCCCCTGGGACGGCCGGAGTGGCCGTCCCAGGGCCCAGGGGAACAGCATTCTGTGACAAACGCTTCGTCGCCGTGGGACGGCGAGTTCAGCCGCTTCTTCGTCGAGCGCGCCCAGAATCTGCGTGCCACGGCCTACATGCTGTGCGGGGACTGGCATCGCGCGGAAGACATCACCCAGGCCGCGTTGACCAAGCTGTATGTGGTGTGGCCGAAACTCGCAAAGCACGACGCCCTTGTCTCGTACGCGCGCAAGGTCGTGATCCGGACATTTCTCGCCGAGAACCGCAGGCTCTGGCGTCGGCGTGAGCGCCTGACGCACGACCTGCCGGAGCAGGTCGCGCACGAAGGCGAGACCGAGCAACGAATGCTGGTGAGGGCAGCGCTCTCCCGGGTGCCACCGCGCCAGCGCGCTGTGCTGGTGCTTCGCTACTGGGAGGATCTGAGCGTGGAGCAGACGGCGGCCGTGCTCGGCTGCTCGAACGGCACGGTCAAGAGTCAGACCGCCCGTGGCCTCGCCGCCCTTCGGCGGGCTCTCGCGCAGAGCGAAGCCGCTGTACCGGACGGAGGTGAACACTGTGTTCGACGATGACGACGTCCGCGCATTGTTGGCCGAGGTCCGCGCCGCGCCGGAACCGCCTCTGTGGCTCGACGGGAGCGAGATCGCCGCGCGCGGCCAGCGCATCAGGCGCAGGCGACGGGTGCTGACGGTCGCAGGAAGCTCGCTGGCCGTTGTCCTTGTCGGTGGACTCGTCGCATTGCTGGCGGCCTCCGCTCCGCGTGAACCCGCACAGCCCGCGACACCGCAGCCTCCCCGCATGTCCGCGCCGGCCTCGGACGTTGCCGGGGGATCGTTCGAGGTCTCCGAGGCGCCGAGCGAAGCTGACGTTCCTCAAGGACCGGAAACGTTCGAGGTTCGTCACCCTCCGAAGGACCAGAAGGAGACCAACTGAGGCGCTGGCAGCCTGCGGATCTGTGAAGTGTCGGTAGGCTGCCGGCCTCGGCCTTTCCGGTTCACTCGGCTCGCGGGTTCGCCTCACGGTGCGAGCACGCGTGTCTCAGTCCTGCCACGGAACCTCTGGCGAGCGGTAGAAGTCGATCCCGCGTTCCTCCCAGCGAGGAGCCTGCTTGCCGAGGCGCTCCCTGAACGCCGTCCAGTCGCGCGCTTCCTGTGGCGACCAGGCGAGTTCCGCCACAGCGGCGAGCCGAGGGAAGGCCATGTACTCGATATGGTCCGATGAGCGCAGGGTCTCCGACCACAGCGGTGCCTCGACGCCCAAGACGGCGTCCTCGCCCACACCGGTGACGTGGTCGCCCGGATTCCACTCGTAGGAGTCGCGGACCTCGATGTACCCGGCCCAGGACAGGCCGAGCGGCGTGTCTGGGTTGTACTTCATGTCCAGATACGTCTTGTTCGCGGGGGACATGATCACCCGATGGCCCCTGGCGACCGCGTCGGCGAGTTCGGCGTTGTCGGTCGAGGTGCCCCAGTACTGGGCCACCGTCGCGGTGGCAGGCTCGGCGCGCACGATCTCGTTCCAGCCGAACGGCCGCTTGCCGTACTTCTCCACGATCGGGAGCACGCGCCTCATGAACAGGCGGTAGTCCTCCGGCGTGGTCACGTGTGCCTCGTCGCCACCGATGTGCAGATACGGTCCCGGTGTCAGCTCCGATACCTCGCGGATGACGTCCTCGACGAACTCGTACGTGATCTCCTTGCCGATGCACAACGAGCTGTATCCGACGGCCATGTCGGTGCGCGGGGGAGGCGCGATGCCGTCGCAGTTGAGTTCCGCGTAGGTGGACAGCGCCGAGTTGGTGTGGCCGGGCATGTCGATCTCGGGCACGACGGTGATGTAGCGGTCGGCCGCGTAGGCGACGATGTCGCTGTACTGCTCTTTCGTGAGGAAACCTGCACCCACGCCGTCAACCCCCGTACCAGGGCCTCCGCCGACCGTGGTGAGGCGCGGCCAGCTCTCGATCTCGATTCGCCAGCCTTGGTCGTCGGTCAGGTGCAGGTGCAGGTGATTGATCTTGAAGCGGGCGAGCTCGTCGATGTAGGACTTGATCTCGTCGGGCGTGTGGAAGTGCCGGGCGATGTCGAGCATCGCGCCCCGGTAGGCGAAGCGCGGGTGATCGATGATCGTGCCGCCGGGAACCGTCCACGCCGTCGTGCGCCGGGCGTTCGCCTCGATGTCCGGCGGCAGCAGTTGCCGAAGCGTCTGGGTGCCCGCGAACAGGCCGGCCGCGGTGTTAGCGCGGATGGTGACTCCGTCGTCCGTGACCTCGATGCGGTAGCCCTCGCGCCCGAGTGTGTCCCCGACGTTGTCGAGCAGAAGCGAGATTCCGGATGGCTTGTGGCTACGGGCGGGCACCACGGGAAGCGGGTAACCGGTCGCTGGCCGCAGAGATTCGGCGAGGAGCAGGCCGACCTTGTGAGCCTCTGCCGAGCGCGGTTCCGTGCGGATGGGTGTCCACGGCGTGAGGCGGTATTCCGCCTCGGCGTCGGGGAAGACCTCCACCGGTGCGGGGACGACGTCGGTGAGAGCGGTCTCCGCCGATGTGGCCGCGCCGGTGGAGGAGGGGTCAGCGGTCGCCGACGTCGCCGTTGTCATCGCGAGAGCGGTGGTAAGCACCACCGCGACTCCGGTCATGGCCCTGGTTCTCCTGCTGCGCACGAGCACCTCCTGGTCAACGGGGTGTCTCCAGGGTCAAGCCCCAGAATTGGTTTAGACAACCCGTCGATCGGGTGAGATCGGAGCGAACTGCGTGCGATTCCCCGCCGCGCTGCGTTCCCGGGAGAGGAACCGGCCCGGTTCGAAGGAGCGCCGGCAGCGGCGTGTCCGCACTTCATGCGCGGGTGTCCGCACCTGGTGTACGGGTCTTTGCAGTTCCGGTCGAGCGGAGTCGGAGGACTCGACACGGAATGAACCCATCTGTACGGGAAGTGCGGACACGCGTACGGGAAGTGCGGACACGGCGCGGGGCTTGCTCGATCAGGTGAAGTCGGCGTGAGGGGAACCGCTCGTGGCAGTCGGCTGCGGAGTGCGATCGCCGCCCACCGTAAGCTCGGGTGTGAAGACAGGCATACTGTCCCTTCGGACGGTGCCGGACTATGCCGGGCGACGCGGCGAAGGAGCGAGGGGTGGAATCGATCGCGAGCGCGTTGCTCTCGTTCGCCTATCAACTCTTCCAGCCAGGAATCTGGCCCGGAGACTGGGCGTGGGCAACGAGCATGGCCGGTGCGCTGATCGGCTTGTTCCCTGTCGGGGCGGCCGTGGGTGTCGCACTGATGCGAAAGTTCACGGGTAACCGCTACGACGGTGGCGCACTGGCCGCGTTGGCCGTTCTCGGGGCTGTCGGCATGCTGCTGATCCCCTGGTTCCTCACCACGGGTGTGTCGAGCGTGTTCCGATCGGTTTTCCGAGGTGACAATGCCGGGCTGTCCGGCATCGAGGTCTCCGCGCTCCGGCAGGACTACGGCATCGGGCGCCAGGACGCGTACCTCGGCGGCGGGCAGAACATCTACGAGACTCTCTTCTACCCGTCCGGCGACGTGCTGTCCTACGGGCTCTCCCTCGTCGGTCTCGTCGGCCTTCCTGTGCTGATCCTGCTGTCCGTGATGCTGCTGGGCCGGATCGCTCTGCGGCGCGGGCCGAAATGGCCGGGCAGGCTCCTGTGGGTGCCGTTCGTGGTCTTCGTGTTCGTGTGCGCCGGTGTGGAGGCCAACACGGCCATCCACCTGTGGCTCGGGTTCCTTCCAGCCACGGTCCTCGGCGTCATCCCTGTGGCCCTCGTCGGACCGCCGAGCTGGTCAACGGTCGAGAACTCCGATCGCCGTCCGGACTCGGCCCAGTCGAAGCACGAGCTGCCGCAGCAACCGGTGCACGTCAATCCACGGGAGCCGGAGACCCCACCGACGCCACCTTCCACACCGCCGCCACCGCCTCCCCCTCCTGCCAAGCAGTACGCGCCGACATCGGTGGCTCCAGCCCCGGAGCCGTCGGCCGAACTGGCTGCCGTTCCGGGACCCGTGCCCACCCCGCCCGGTAGTTCGCAGCAAGGAAGCAGCCGGTTCCGGCGAGTCCGGCGGCTAGGCCACGGGGGCTTCGGCACCGTGTGGGAGGCCGTTGACACGCAACTCGGGCGCACGGTCGCGCTCAAGATCGCCCACGCGCCCGACCCCGATACCGAGGAACGCATGCAGCGCGAGGCAAGGGCGCTGGCCGCGCTCAGCCACCCGAACTGCGTTCGCGTCTACGACCTCGTGACCGAGCCCGACGGCCTCGCGCTCGTGATGGAGTACCTACAGGGCCAGCCGCTGGCCGAGATCGTGGACAACGGCGGCCCGCTCGACGACGTCGCGGCGGGACGGCTGTGGGCCACCATGGCGAGCGCGCTGGCAGCAGCGCACAGCAAGGGCGTGCTGCACCGCGACATCAAGCCGTCCAACATCATCGTCGATCCCGACGGCGTTGCTCACCTCATCGACTTCGGTATCGCCCGTAGCCGTGGCGACTCGAAGCTGACGGCCACCGGCATGATGGTCGGTACCCCCGACTATGTCGCGCCCGAGGCCGCGGCGGGTGCGCCCGCGAGCCCGGCCTCCGACGCCTGGCAGCTCGCGGCCACCGTCAGTTACGCGCTGACGGGCCAGCCGCCTCGCGGCACCAGGGAGACCCCGATGGCGGCGCTCATGGCGGCCGCGCGGGCCGAGGCGCCGACGCACCTGCCGAGGCAGAGCGTGCACACCCGGCTTCTCTCCGCGTCGCTGGACCCGCAGCCGCGCAACCGGCCGACCCTGAACGTGGTCTACCGCGAGGTCGAGGGCTGGCTCTCCCGCGCCGGGACGTCGTCCGATGGTCCGGTGACGAAACTCGTGCCGCGTCAGCAGTGACGCCGTGCCCGGTTCGGAAAGGCACCGGCCACGGCCGCCGCGAGGGACGGACTTACCGGGTTCCGGCAGCCTGCCGCGTCATCGCCAGGACGGCAGCCACAGCTCCGCCTGCCAGCGGTCGTTGGTGATCGGGTCGCCGACGAGGATCGGCCACAGCCACACGAAGTTCGCGACGACCAGACCGACGTAGAGCGAGAGCACGAGCAGGCCGGTTCCCCGCCGTTCCTTGCCGCTTCTCGCGCTGCCGAGGATCTGGCCGAGCACGAGTGTGAGGCCGAGCGCGAGGAACGGCGCGAGCGGAGTGGCGTAGAAGTAGTACATCTGCCGGTCGAGGTTGAGAAACCACGGCAGCAGGCCGGCGAGGTAGCCCACCAGCACGGCGGTGTAGCGCCAGTCGGCGCGGAACACCGAACGCCAGAGGCCCCAGGCCAGCACAGGCAGCGACAGCCACCACATCGCGGGCGTGCCGATGAGCATGGTGGCGCTCACGCACTGCGACTCGCCGCAACCGGTGACGTCCTTGCCCGACTCGTAGTAGTAGAGCATCGGCCGCAGCCCCATCGGCCACGTCCAGGGCTTCGACTCCCAGGGGTGAGGATCGTCCTCCGGCGTGGTCAGGTTGCTGTGGAAGTCGAGCACGTTGGTCGTGTAGAGGAACAGTGAACGCAGCGCGTCGGGCACGAACCCGAACGGCCCCGCGGCGACACCCTCGATCTCGACGTAGTGCCGGTCGGTGGCCGTCTCGCTGGCGAACCATGCCCACCAGCTCCCCAGATACACCAGCAGGGAGATCACGCCGATAGCCCAAATGGCAGGGAGCAGATCCTGCCGCAGCGCGCCGACCCACGGCCTGCGCACCCCCGCCGCTCGGCGCGCGGCGATGTCGAAGGCCACGCAGAGCAGGCCGAATCCGATCACCCAGTAGGCCCCGGACCACTTGACCGCCGTGGCGAGCCCCAGCATGACCCCCGCGCCGAACCGCCACCAGCGGAACCCGAGCCTCGGCCCGTAAGGCGAGGTGCCGATCCAGCCCTCGCGCACCGCGACCGCCAACCGTTGCCGAACCTGGTCGCGGTCGCACAGCAGGCATGCGAACGCGGCGAGCACGAACAGCGCGATGAAGATGTCCAGCATCCCCATCCGCGACTGGAGGTGCAGCACACCGTCGCAGATCACGAGCACACCGGCCACGGCGCCGAGCAATGTGGAGCGCGTTAGCCTGCGTGCGACTCTCACGGTGATCAGAACGATCAGCGCGCCCGCGATCGCCGCGCTGAACCGCCAGCCCCAGCCGTTGTATCCGAAGAGCCATTCACCGATGGCGATGAGCTGCTTGGCCAGGGGAGGGTGAACCACCAGCTCGTAGCCGTAGTTGTCCTCGTACCCGCCGTTGCGCAGCATCTGCCACGCCTGAGGCACGTAGTGTTTCTCGTCGAAAACCGGCGTGCCCTTGTCGGTGGGCACACCGAGATCGACGAGCCGCACGAAGGCTCCGATCGCGGTGAGCACCACCGTGACGATCAACGCGCGGATCCGGTCGCCCGGCATCGGCCTGCCGAGGAGCGTGGCTTCCCGATCGCTCGGAGGCTGCATGATCTGTGGCGCTCGGCCCACGCCGCCCGCCGACGAACGGGTGAGGAGTGCGGTCACGGGCCCCGATCCTACGGGCTAGCCTCTGGGAGCGTGACTCTCGTACTGGCTGCGACCCCACTCGGTGACTCCCGTGACGCCTCGCCACGGCTCGCCGAGGTACTCGCCGATGCGGACGTGGTAGCGGCCGAGGACACCCGACGGTTCAGGGCGCTCGCCACTGCTCTCGGCGTGACGCCCCGTGGCAGGGTCGTGAGTTTCTACGAGGACGTCGAGTCGGCGCGCCTTCCGAAGCTGATGGAGGCGCTGCGCGATGGACGCACCGTCGTGCTCGTCACCGACGCGGGCATGCCGAGCGTGTCCGATCCCGGCTACCGGCTCGTCGCGGCCTGCGTCGAGGAGGGTGTGCGGGTCACGTGCGTTCCAGGGCCGTCCGCCGTGACCACCGCGCTGGCGGTGTCCGGCCTGCCGACGGAACGTTTCTGCTTCGAGGGGTTCGCGCCCCGCAAACCGGGCGAGCGTGCTCGCTGGCTTGCGGAACTGGTGAACCAGCCGCGCACGGCGGTGTTCTTCGACTCGCCCCACCGGCTGGCCACGACGCTGGCGGAGGCCGCCGACGTGCTCGGTGCCGACCGCAGGGCGGCTGTGTGCCGTGAGCTGACGAAGACCTACGAGGAGGTGCGGCGCGGCGGCCTCGGTGAACTGGCGGCGTGGGCGGCGGACGGCGTGCGTGGCGAGATCACGGTGGTGCTTCAGGGTGCCGCGCCGAGGAAGGCCGATCTCGCCGACCTCGTCGCGGAGGTGTGTTCCCGCGTCGAAGCGGGGGAGCGGCTGAAATCGGCTGCGGGTGAGGTGGCGGAGGCTGCCGGGGTATCGAAGAAGGAACTCTACGACGCCGTGCTGAAGAACCGGGGCTGAGCCGATGGCGTGGCTCGTTCTCGTCGTCTCGGGCGTGCTGGAAACCGTGTGGGCCGCTGCCTTGGAGGCGTCGCGAGGTTTCTCCCGGCTGCGGCCGTCGCTGCTGTTCCTCGTGGCGTTGGCGGCGAGCATGGCGGGGCTGGCCTACGCGCTGCGCACCATTCCGGTCGGCACGGGCTACGCGGTGTGGGTGGGAATCGGCGCTGTGGGCACCGCGCTGTACGGCATGGTCGTGTTGAACGAACCGGCGAGCGCGCTGCGCCTTGTTTTCCTCGCGATGATCGTCGGCGGGGTCGTCGGGCTGAAGTTCGCCGGGTGATCCGCCGAGCCTTGCGCCCGGCGTCCACCGGATGCGTGCCGACGCGATCAGTCGAATCTCCGAGTCCGCGCCGTGTCCACCCCGCGCGGTCTCAAGCCCGGCGGGTCCGGATGCGTGAGGTCCTGTCGGCGGTTCGCCCGCATTGTCGTCGCCGATGGCGCTACTGCCTCACCGGATTCCGCTGCGACCTGCTGTGTCAGCGCAATGGGGGTTGGCTGCCATGGCCCGCTCGCCCGGGGAGGACCTGTGAAGGACGGCCCGGCGATCGTGTGGTGTCTGGAGGAGCCGCAGCAGCGGGGCCGCCTTGTGCAGGCACTCCTCCCACTCGGCGTCCGGATCGGAGTCGGCCGTGATGCCGCCGCCGACCCCGAGCCGCGCGGTGCCTCCCGCGATTTCGAAGGTGCGGATGGCCACGTTCAGCTCGAGACCCGCCACGGGGGAGACCGCGCCGATCGCGCCGGTGTAGACGCCCCGCGCCCGCGGCTCCAATTCCGCGACGAGGTCGAGCGCGCGGAGCTTCGGCGCGCCGGTGACCGAACCGGGTGGGAACGTCGCGTGCAGCAGCGTGGCGTCGTCGGTGCCGTCGGTGAGGACGCCCTCCACGGTGGAGTCGAGGTGCCAGACACCGGGTGCTGGACGCACGGCGAGCAGTTCCGGGACGTGGACGCTCCCCACCTCGCAGACCCGCCCGAGGTCGTTGCGCACGAGGTCGGTGATCATCACGTTTTCGGCGACGTCCTTGACCGATCGCCGGAGCTCGGCGGCGAGGTGGTCGTCGTGCGTGCCGCGCCTCGGCCGTGTTCCCTTGATCGGCGACGACCTCACCTGCCGTCCGTGGCGGGCGAGGAACAGCTCGGGTGACATCGACACCACGGCGCCCCAGTCACCGGCGAGGTAGGCGGCGCGGGCAGGACCGAGCCTGCGGACACCCTCGGCGAACAGCGCGGCGGGACAGCCCGCGAACTCGCCGGTCAGCCGCGTGCAGATGTTGGCCTGGAACACCTCGCCCGCGCCGATGGCCTGCACGCACGCCACCACCGCGCTCCTGTGTTCGTCCCGTGAGGGCAGGGGCAGCGTCGTGGGAAGCCAGCCGAGGTCGGTGGGGAGTGCCGCGCCGAGCGTCTCGTCGAGGTCGGCCGCGAGGCCGTGCGGGAACGGTTCACCGTCGGCCAGCAGTGCCTCGAACCACCATCGGCCGTCGCTGTCGAGGCGGAGCACGTGGTCGGCCCAGCCCCACGCCGCACGCGGGAGAGCGCACTGCCTACCGGACGGGTCGGTGAGGTCGTAGGAGAGGTAGCCGAACCAGCCGCCGCCGACGGTGCCAGGCTCGGCGTCGGCCACGCCGGGCAGGTCGGCGACGGTGCCGAACGCGCGTTCGGCACTCACCGGCTCCACTCGCACGGTGGGCGCGATGACCGCCCTGGAGCCGAACCACTCACCACACAGTGCGGCAGGAGGGGGAAGGCGCAGGCGTTCGGCCCTCCGGTGAAGCAGCGCGACAGCCGCGTCCTCGGTCGGCGCGGCCCTCAACGCTGTTCTCACCACTCGCACGCCGGGCATTCTCACCCGTCGCCGCGCACACCTACCGTCGATGGTGTGGTGGGTGTGAGCGAGACGACGCGGATCGGCCTCGTGACCGGGGCCGGTTCGCCGGGCAGAACCGACGAGCGGTTCGGTATCCACGCCACTGATCTCGGCGTCTGCTGGGAGAGTGGTGACGGCAGGGTGCTCGTGGCATTCGGTGACACCTACGGCGAGGGCTGGGGTGGCAGCGGGCCAGGACCGGCGCAAGCCGACTGGCGTCGCAACGTGCTGGCCTGCTCCACCGACCGGGACCTCGCCACAGGTCTGCGACTCGATGGTGTGGTGGCGAGGGCGGACGGCAGTGCCGCGCAGGTGCTGCCGTCGGGAAGGGGCCGCGAGATCACGACGATCCCGAACAGCGGCATCGCCGTGGCAGGCACGCAGTACCTGCATTACATGTCGGTTCGGCAATGGATCAGGCCGGGCGTGTGGCGCACGAACCACGCGGGCATCGCCGTGTCGCACGACGGCGGGAATACCTGGAGCGCCCCACGCGGTGCGCGCTGGCCGAACCGCTGGGGCGGGCATCGGTTCCAGCTCGGCGCGTTCGCGCTCGCCGACGATCACCTGTACCTGCTGGGCACCACCAACGGTCGCTACGGTGACGCGTACCTGGCCAGAGCGGACCCCACCGCGCTGCCTGCCACGCGCGCGTTCCGCTACTGGACGGGCTCGGGCTGGAGCACGCGATGGCATGCGGCCGCTCCCGTGGCGGCAGGCCCGGTGGGAGAGATGTCGCTGGGGTTTCACCGGACGCTCGGCCGATGGTTGCTCATGCACCTCGACGAGACCCGCCGTGGCATCGTGCTCCGTTCCGCGGCGCGACTCACCGGCCCGTGGACCTCCGGTGAGGTGGTGGTCTCCGGTGACGAGTACCCGGCAGTCTACGGCGGCTACCTTCACCCGTGGTCGCTCGACGGCCCCGACCTGTACTACCTGGTGTCGCAGTGGGGGCCGTACAACGTCTATCTCACGCGCAGCAGGCTCGTGCTCGAATGACCGTTCGGTGGCGACGGACACCACTCCGCCTGCGTCACGGCTTCGAAGCGGGGCTGCCACCAACACGACCCGACATTGGTGTTAGTGCGACGACAGTGTCCTTGTCACCACGCGCTACGCCCCTGATCTTCAGAACGGGTTTCGTCCACCATCGCCACAACCCCCGTTATGTCCTCAAAGGACATTTGATAACGGCTGTTTACACCAGGAGGTCGGCGAGGGTGAAGGGGTAGACGAGCCCGTGACGGCCGACGCGGCTGTCACCCGAATGCTCGTGCAGGCCGAGGCGAGGGTGGAACCATCCCGCACGGCCGGGGATGCCGTTGTGCCAGGCCGACCACAACACGACGCCGTCGTCGGCCCACCTCTCCGGCCGGAACCGGTGCAGCCAGTGCTCCACATCGGCGTACACGAGCACACGCCGGAGGACGGCTTCCTGCCGCAGCGTGCGAATCCAGGTGCGGACGAAGCGGTCGTCCACTCCTTCCGCACGGGCGTCCAATGTCGGCGCGAGGGTGCCCGGCGTGAACGCACCGAGCGGTTTGCCGACGCGCACGACGTGTCGTGCCTGGTCTTGGGGTCCGCCCGGCCTGGCACGGTGCCGGAGTCCGGCGTGGATTCCCGCGTTCAGCGCGGCGGTCAGTGAGGCTGCGGCGTCGCGGTCGGCCCAGTTGCTGTTCTCGGTGATGTCGATCGAGGCGAACGTGACGGCGCGGCGGGCTGCCAGCGCCTGCCAGTCCGTGGGCGGGCTGTGCGGGGCGAGGCTGATTCCTGTCACCTCACCCCGCGCGCCGTTCCTCGTCATGGCGGCAGGCTAATGCCGCCGCTCGATTCGTGCGCGCTCAGCCGGACTCGCGGTTGTACAGGCGCTTCGACCAGAGATAGCCGCCGAGGGTGATGACCGCGCACCAGAGCAGCGCCATCCACAGGTGGTTGCCGAGCGGCTTGTCCATCAACAGGCCACGCAGGGTCTCGATGATCGGCGTGAACGGCTGGTACTCGGCGAACCAGCGCAGCCCGGCAGGCATGGAGTCGGTCGGGACGAACCCGCTGCCGAGAAACGGCAGGAGAATGAGCGGCATGGGCAGATTGCTCGCGGTCTCGATGCTCTTGCTCACCTGGCCGAGCGCGACGGCGAGCCAGACGAGAGCGAAGGTCACGGCCACGAGGAAACCCGCTGCGGCCAGCCACCCGCCGAGCCCTGCTGATGGCCGGAAGCCGACGAGAAGCGCGACACCGATCACGATCGCCAGCGCGAACATCGCCTGGAGCACACTGCCCAGCACATGCCCGGTCAGCACCGAGGCACGGGAGATGTGCATGGTGCGGAACCGGCTGATGATGCCTTCGGTCATGTCCATGGCGATCGAGATCGCGGTCCCCTGCACCGTGGACGTCACGGTCATCAAGATGATCGCCGGGGCCACGTAGTTGACGTATTCGGCCCTTCCGGCCGCTGGCCCTCCGAGTCCGGCTCCCAGCGTGCCGCCGAACACGTAGACGAACAACAGCAGGAAGACGACCGGCATCCCGACGAGCATGATGGTCATCGACGGGTACCGCAGCATGCGTTTGAGGTTGCGGCCCAGCATCGTCGCCGAATCGCGCAGAGGGTGGAAGGTCAATTCGGCCGGGGCACGGCCTGCGAGCGCGGGTGTAGTCATCGGGTGGTCACCTTCTCGTCGGTCGGGTTGCCGGTGAGGGCGAGGAACACGTCGTCGAGGTCGGGGGTGTGCACGGAAAGCTCCTCCACCTCGACGGCTCGATCGTCGAGCCGGTCGATCAGGATTTTCAGCGAGCGCAGGCTTCCGTCGCTGGGCACCCGGAGTGCGAGCGCGTCGCTGTCCGGTGTGGTCTGCCCCAGCACTCGTCGTGCCGTGTCGAGGCTGTCGTGGTCGGCGAACCG comes from Saccharomonospora xinjiangensis XJ-54 and encodes:
- a CDS encoding GH25 family lysozyme, which gives rise to MTRNGARGEVTGISLAPHSPPTDWQALAARRAVTFASIDITENSNWADRDAAASLTAALNAGIHAGLRHRARPGGPQDQARHVVRVGKPLGAFTPGTLAPTLDARAEGVDDRFVRTWIRTLRQEAVLRRVLVYADVEHWLHRFRPERWADDGVVLWSAWHNGIPGRAGWFHPRLGLHEHSGDSRVGRHGLVYPFTLADLLV
- a CDS encoding ABC transporter permease, which produces MTTPALAGRAPAELTFHPLRDSATMLGRNLKRMLRYPSMTIMLVGMPVVFLLLFVYVFGGTLGAGLGGPAAGRAEYVNYVAPAIILMTVTSTVQGTAISIAMDMTEGIISRFRTMHISRASVLTGHVLGSVLQAMFALAIVIGVALLVGFRPSAGLGGWLAAAGFLVAVTFALVWLAVALGQVSKSIETASNLPMPLILLPFLGSGFVPTDSMPAGLRWFAEYQPFTPIIETLRGLLMDKPLGNHLWMALLWCAVITLGGYLWSKRLYNRESG